One Microbacterium marinum genomic window carries:
- a CDS encoding phosphoadenylyl-sulfate reductase, producing the protein MSTHVTIGSTRRSAAELEALAERGNRELRSRQPDEASPAEVVAWVAANFAVPQAAVACSMADAALPHLVAEGLPGVDVLFLDTGYHFAETTFTRNEVASRLDVNVVDVKPAQSVREQDAEFGADLFARDPGLCCARRKVEPLQRALGGYEVWFTGVRRDEAPTRAETELVVWDARNGLVKVNPVAAWSFDDLIDYATVHEVPVNPLIASGYPSIGCAPCTRPVAPGEDPRSGRWAGLTKTECGLHV; encoded by the coding sequence ATGAGCACTCACGTCACGATCGGCTCCACCCGACGCTCGGCGGCCGAGCTCGAGGCACTCGCCGAGCGCGGCAACCGCGAGCTGCGCAGCCGACAGCCCGACGAGGCGAGCCCGGCCGAGGTGGTCGCGTGGGTGGCGGCGAACTTCGCCGTCCCGCAGGCCGCCGTCGCCTGCTCGATGGCCGATGCCGCCCTGCCGCACCTGGTGGCCGAGGGCCTTCCCGGTGTCGACGTGCTGTTCCTCGACACCGGGTACCACTTCGCCGAGACGACGTTCACCCGCAACGAGGTCGCTTCGCGGCTCGACGTGAACGTCGTCGACGTGAAGCCCGCGCAGAGCGTGCGGGAGCAGGATGCCGAATTCGGCGCCGACCTGTTCGCCCGGGACCCCGGGCTGTGCTGCGCACGACGCAAGGTCGAGCCGCTGCAGCGGGCGCTGGGCGGGTACGAGGTGTGGTTCACCGGAGTGCGCCGCGACGAGGCGCCCACCCGCGCCGAGACGGAGCTGGTCGTGTGGGACGCGCGCAATGGACTCGTGAAGGTGAACCCCGTCGCGGCGTGGAGCTTCGACGACCTCATCGACTACGCCACCGTGCACGAGGTGCCGGTGAACCCCCTGATCGCGAGCGGGTACCCGTCGATCGGATGCGCGCCGTGCACCCGGCCGGTCGCCCCCGGCGAAGACCCCCGATCCGGTCGCTGGGCCGGACTGACGAAGACAGAATGCGGGCTGCACGTATGA
- a CDS encoding ABC transporter ATP-binding protein, with product MTRDDTLARPLTATAPLSPSFDGVAPLAPPAPVVEPAVRISHVTKRYGSGPVVLDEVSLDIAPGEFVCLLGASGCGKSTLLNLIAGLEPLTSGELTTPASGAAVMFQESALMPWLTARRNVELTLRLRGMPRAERHAEAERLLRTVNLAEAADKRPHELSGGMRQRVALARALAQNRSVLLMDEPFAALDAITRDLLHEELERVWRATGRTIVFVTHNVREAARLGQRVILLSSRPGRIAGEWRIKTTAGRRIESPEVAALAAEITAELRKEIARNAQ from the coding sequence ATGACCCGCGACGACACGCTGGCCCGCCCGCTGACGGCGACAGCGCCCCTCTCCCCCAGCTTCGACGGTGTCGCGCCGCTGGCACCGCCGGCGCCCGTCGTCGAACCCGCCGTGCGCATCTCGCACGTCACCAAGCGCTACGGCTCGGGGCCGGTGGTTCTCGACGAGGTGTCGCTCGACATCGCGCCCGGAGAGTTCGTGTGCCTGCTCGGAGCATCCGGCTGCGGCAAGTCGACCCTGCTGAACCTCATCGCCGGGCTCGAGCCGCTCACCTCGGGCGAGCTCACGACCCCCGCATCCGGCGCGGCTGTGATGTTCCAGGAGTCCGCGCTGATGCCGTGGCTCACCGCCCGCAGAAACGTCGAGCTGACGCTGCGGCTGCGCGGGATGCCTCGTGCCGAGCGCCATGCCGAGGCCGAGCGGCTGCTTCGCACCGTCAATCTGGCCGAGGCGGCCGACAAGCGCCCGCACGAGCTGTCGGGCGGGATGCGCCAGCGCGTGGCGCTCGCCCGCGCCCTCGCGCAGAACCGCTCGGTGCTGCTCATGGACGAGCCGTTCGCCGCACTCGACGCCATCACCCGCGACCTGCTGCACGAAGAGCTCGAGCGGGTGTGGCGCGCCACCGGCCGCACCATCGTCTTCGTCACCCACAACGTGCGCGAGGCCGCACGGCTCGGTCAGCGGGTGATCCTGCTCTCCAGCCGCCCCGGCCGCATCGCCGGCGAGTGGCGCATCAAGACCACCGCGGGCAGGCGCATCGAGTCGCCCGAGGTCGCGGCCCTCGCCGCCGAGATCACCGCCGAGCTGCGGAAGGAGATCGCCCGCAATGCCCAGTGA
- the cysD gene encoding sulfate adenylyltransferase subunit CysD codes for MSTVADPTTALSTLDLLEAEGIHIIREVVAEFERPVLLFSGGKDSVVVLHLAAKAFAPGRVPFPVLHVDTGHNFPEVIRFRDETVARLGIDLEVARVQDYIDDGRLAERPDGTRNPLQTQPLLDAIAAGRHDAVFGGARRDEDKARAKERIISLRDEFGQWDPRNQRPELWSLYNGRHLPGQHVRAFPISNWTELDIWRYIEREDIALPPLYYAHEREVFRRSGMWWAVGEFSQPRDNEQVVHRTVRYRTVGDMSCTGAVESDAADTAAIVDEVARTTLTERGATRADDRISEAAMEDRKKDGYF; via the coding sequence ATGAGCACTGTTGCCGACCCCACCACCGCCCTGAGCACGCTCGACCTGCTCGAGGCGGAGGGCATCCACATCATCCGCGAGGTCGTCGCGGAGTTCGAGCGCCCCGTGCTGCTGTTCTCGGGCGGCAAGGACTCGGTCGTGGTGCTGCACCTCGCCGCGAAGGCGTTCGCGCCGGGGCGGGTGCCGTTCCCCGTGCTGCACGTCGACACCGGCCACAACTTCCCCGAGGTCATCCGGTTCCGCGACGAGACAGTCGCGCGGCTCGGCATCGACCTCGAGGTCGCCCGTGTGCAGGACTACATCGACGACGGCCGGCTCGCCGAGCGCCCCGACGGCACGCGCAATCCGCTGCAGACCCAGCCGCTGCTCGACGCGATCGCGGCCGGTCGCCACGACGCCGTCTTCGGCGGCGCCCGCCGCGACGAGGACAAGGCGCGGGCGAAGGAGCGCATCATCTCGCTGCGCGACGAGTTCGGTCAGTGGGATCCGCGCAACCAGCGCCCCGAACTGTGGAGCCTGTACAACGGCCGCCACCTGCCGGGGCAGCACGTGCGCGCCTTCCCCATCTCGAACTGGACCGAGCTCGACATCTGGCGCTACATCGAGCGCGAGGACATCGCCCTGCCGCCGCTGTACTACGCCCACGAGCGCGAGGTGTTCCGTCGCTCGGGCATGTGGTGGGCGGTCGGCGAGTTCTCGCAGCCGCGCGACAACGAGCAGGTGGTGCACCGCACCGTGCGCTACCGCACGGTCGGCGACATGAGCTGCACCGGTGCGGTCGAGTCGGATGCCGCCGACACGGCCGCCATCGTCGACGAAGTCGCCCGCACCACCCTCACGGAGCGCGGTGCGACCAGAGCCGATGACCGCATCAGCGAGGCCGCCATGGAGGACCGCAAGAAGGACGGATACTTCTGA
- a CDS encoding nitrite/sulfite reductase: MTIQQPTPIRGARTRTNRAPTKPHGQWAVDGNEPLNANEEFKLDNGGLNVRERIEGIYAAGGFRSIDPTDLHGRFRWWGLYTQRKPGIDGGRTAQLEPHELEDEYFMMRVRIDGGQLTTEQLRVIGEISTEFARDTADITDRQNVQLHWVEVQDVPEIWRRLEAVGLSTTEACGDVPRVILGSPVAGIAADELIDPTPQIREIADRFLGDETLSNLPRKYKTAITGHPSQDVVHEINDCAFVAVEHPELGIGYDLWVGGALSVVPRLGERLGAFVPPERVAEVWHGVTQIFRDYGYRRLRNKARLKFLLADWGTEKFRAVLENEYLESPLPDGPAAPKPNSLGDHVGIHRQEDGRFFVGAAPLVGRVSGSTLTALADLAEAHGSQRVRTTPHQKLLVLDIDESRVESLVAGLDALGLSARPSLFRRGTIACTGIEFCKLAIVETKVNAARAIEQLEERLGALEPAIGRPITLHVNGCPNSCARIQTADIGLKGQLVLIDGQQVPGYQVHLGGGLANVDREEAGLGRTVRGLKVPADGIADYAERVIRRYLADRDGVDETFAQWAHRADDEALQ, encoded by the coding sequence ATGACGATCCAGCAGCCGACGCCGATCCGCGGCGCACGCACCCGCACGAACCGGGCGCCCACCAAGCCGCACGGACAATGGGCGGTCGACGGCAATGAGCCGTTGAACGCGAACGAGGAGTTCAAGCTCGACAACGGCGGCCTCAACGTGCGCGAGCGCATCGAGGGCATCTACGCGGCCGGCGGCTTCCGGAGCATCGACCCGACCGACCTGCACGGGCGCTTCCGCTGGTGGGGCCTGTACACGCAGCGCAAGCCGGGCATCGACGGTGGGCGCACCGCCCAGCTCGAGCCGCACGAGCTCGAGGACGAGTACTTCATGATGCGCGTGCGCATCGACGGCGGTCAGCTCACCACCGAGCAGCTGCGCGTGATCGGCGAGATCTCGACCGAGTTCGCCCGCGACACCGCCGACATCACCGACCGGCAGAACGTGCAGCTGCACTGGGTCGAGGTGCAGGACGTGCCCGAGATCTGGCGCCGCCTCGAGGCAGTCGGGCTCAGCACGACCGAGGCGTGCGGCGACGTGCCGCGCGTGATCCTCGGCTCGCCCGTCGCGGGCATCGCCGCCGACGAGCTCATCGACCCCACCCCGCAGATCCGCGAGATCGCCGACCGGTTCCTGGGCGATGAGACGCTGTCGAACCTGCCCCGCAAGTACAAGACCGCCATCACCGGGCACCCGAGCCAGGACGTGGTGCACGAGATCAACGACTGCGCCTTCGTCGCGGTCGAGCACCCCGAACTCGGCATCGGCTACGACCTGTGGGTCGGCGGCGCCCTGTCGGTCGTGCCCCGGCTCGGCGAGCGCCTCGGCGCCTTCGTGCCGCCCGAGCGCGTCGCCGAGGTGTGGCACGGGGTCACCCAGATCTTCCGCGACTACGGCTACCGGCGCCTGCGCAACAAGGCGCGGCTGAAGTTCCTGCTCGCCGACTGGGGCACCGAGAAGTTCCGGGCGGTGCTCGAGAACGAGTACCTCGAATCCCCGCTGCCCGACGGCCCCGCCGCCCCCAAGCCGAACAGCCTGGGCGACCACGTCGGCATCCACCGGCAGGAGGACGGCCGGTTCTTCGTCGGCGCCGCCCCGCTCGTCGGCCGCGTCTCGGGCAGCACCCTGACCGCACTGGCCGACCTCGCCGAGGCCCATGGATCGCAGCGCGTGCGCACCACCCCGCACCAGAAGCTGCTCGTGCTCGACATCGACGAGAGCCGCGTCGAGAGTCTCGTCGCCGGCCTCGACGCCCTCGGCCTGTCGGCGCGCCCGAGCCTGTTCCGCCGCGGCACGATCGCGTGCACCGGCATCGAGTTCTGCAAGCTCGCGATCGTCGAGACCAAGGTCAACGCGGCCCGCGCGATCGAGCAGCTGGAGGAGCGCCTCGGAGCCCTCGAGCCCGCGATCGGGCGGCCGATCACGCTGCACGTGAACGGATGCCCGAACTCGTGCGCGCGCATCCAGACCGCCGACATCGGGCTGAAGGGTCAGCTCGTGCTCATCGACGGGCAGCAGGTGCCCGGCTACCAGGTGCATCTCGGCGGCGGACTCGCGAACGTCGACCGTGAGGAGGCCGGACTCGGTCGTACCGTGCGCGGTCTGAAGGTGCCCGCCGACGGCATCGCCGACTACGCCGAGCGCGTCATCCGCCGCTACCTCGCCGATCGTGACGGCGTCGACGAGACCTTCGCGCAGTGGGCGCATCGGGCGGATGACGAGGCCCTGCAATGA
- a CDS encoding ABC transporter substrate-binding protein, which produces MGFSALALTGCAPASGAAIEPVTEVRLGYFANVTHAPALVGLSEGLIQDALGDVALQTEVFNAGAAAIEALSAGAIDATYIGPNPAINTFIQSGGASAHIIAGATSGGAALVVRDGIDTPDDLASSTIATPQLGNTQDVALRSWLADEGYETSVAGDGDVNVTPTENAQTLTLFQDGKIDGAWLPEPWVSRLVVEAGAHVLVDEADLWPDGDFPTTVLLVRAEFADQHPEVVDELLKGHIAAVEWLDENADEAPSVINAALDDATGKTLDDAVLARALENVTFTVDPAAATFETLVDHGLAAGTQKKGSIDGLFDLRALNALLEKSGAETVSAAGLGADR; this is translated from the coding sequence ATGGGATTCTCCGCTCTGGCGCTCACGGGCTGCGCCCCGGCATCCGGCGCCGCGATCGAGCCGGTGACCGAGGTGCGCCTCGGCTACTTCGCCAACGTCACCCATGCGCCGGCTCTCGTCGGGCTGTCGGAGGGGCTGATCCAGGATGCCCTGGGCGACGTCGCGCTGCAGACCGAGGTGTTCAACGCCGGCGCCGCTGCGATCGAAGCGCTCTCGGCCGGGGCGATCGACGCGACCTACATCGGTCCGAACCCCGCCATCAACACCTTCATCCAGTCCGGCGGCGCCTCGGCGCACATCATCGCCGGAGCCACCTCGGGCGGGGCTGCACTCGTCGTCCGCGACGGAATCGACACCCCCGACGACCTCGCCAGCAGCACGATCGCGACCCCGCAGCTCGGCAACACGCAGGATGTGGCGCTGCGCAGCTGGCTCGCCGACGAGGGATACGAGACCTCTGTCGCGGGCGACGGCGACGTGAACGTCACCCCCACCGAGAACGCTCAGACGCTGACGCTGTTCCAGGACGGCAAGATCGACGGCGCGTGGCTTCCCGAGCCGTGGGTCTCGCGGCTGGTCGTCGAGGCCGGCGCCCACGTGCTGGTCGACGAGGCCGACCTGTGGCCGGACGGTGACTTCCCCACCACCGTGCTGCTGGTGCGCGCCGAGTTCGCCGACCAGCATCCGGAGGTCGTCGACGAGCTGCTGAAGGGCCACATCGCCGCGGTGGAGTGGCTCGACGAGAACGCCGACGAGGCGCCGTCGGTGATCAACGCGGCGCTCGACGACGCCACCGGCAAGACCCTCGACGACGCGGTTCTCGCCCGCGCGCTCGAGAACGTGACGTTCACCGTCGATCCGGCAGCCGCCACATTCGAGACCCTGGTGGACCACGGCCTCGCCGCGGGCACGCAGAAGAAGGGCTCGATCGACGGGCTCTTCGATCTGCGGGCGCTGAACGCACTGCTCGAGAAGTCGGGCGCCGAGACCGTCTCGGCCGCCGGGCTCGGTGCCGACCGATGA
- a CDS encoding IclR family transcriptional regulator — translation MANSRSGDSMTERIVRVLDTFTSERTMQTASEIARRTGLPSSTAHRIVGELIEQGLLERDEENRVRLGLRLWELALRGSSALRLRQAALPHMEHVQTLVREHTQLAVLEHDEALFLERLSHPDAGANITRVAGRLPVHASSSGLVLLAFADPALRERVLAGPLRAVSRETVTDAVALRALLITIRRRGFVVAPGSIEQVSTGVAVPVRDRGEVVAALSAVLPREAPTEPVIAALLDAAAAIEEDLRTSR, via the coding sequence ATGGCGAACTCCCGTTCCGGAGACTCGATGACCGAGCGCATCGTGCGCGTGCTCGACACGTTCACGAGCGAGCGGACCATGCAGACCGCCAGTGAGATCGCCCGGCGCACCGGCCTGCCGTCCTCGACCGCGCACCGAATCGTCGGCGAGCTCATCGAGCAGGGCCTCCTCGAGCGCGACGAGGAGAACCGGGTGCGCCTCGGCCTGCGCCTGTGGGAGCTAGCACTGCGTGGCTCCAGCGCTCTGCGGCTGAGGCAGGCAGCACTGCCGCACATGGAGCACGTGCAGACGCTGGTGCGCGAGCACACCCAGCTGGCAGTACTCGAACACGATGAGGCCCTGTTTCTCGAGCGACTGTCGCACCCGGATGCCGGCGCCAACATCACGCGGGTCGCCGGGCGTCTGCCGGTACATGCCTCGTCGTCCGGGCTGGTGCTGCTGGCGTTCGCCGACCCGGCCCTGCGCGAGCGGGTGCTCGCGGGCCCCCTGCGCGCGGTGTCGCGCGAGACCGTGACGGATGCCGTCGCCCTGCGTGCGCTGCTGATCACGATCCGCCGACGCGGTTTCGTGGTCGCCCCGGGGTCGATCGAGCAGGTGTCGACCGGCGTCGCGGTGCCGGTGCGCGATCGCGGTGAGGTCGTGGCCGCACTGTCGGCCGTCCTTCCCCGCGAGGCGCCGACCGAGCCGGTGATCGCGGCCCTGCTCGACGCGGCGGCGGCGATCGAGGAGGATCTGCGTACTTCCCGTTGA
- a CDS encoding 4-hydroxybenzoate 3-monooxygenase: protein MSTATQTIRTRVAIVGAGPAGLILSHLLADAGIDSVIVDQRTRGDIEQTIRAGILEQGTVDLLTAIDPSSRVHTVGTRHDGIELRFEGEGHRIDFPALVGRSVWLYPQHEVLKDMLALRLRAGQDLRFEVTASRVEGVDTPTPRVFATTAAGDELIIEADFVVGADGSRSVVRPAITGDAFNGHFREYPFAWFGILCEAPESSEELIYSNSDNGFALISQRSHDVQRMYFQCDPETDPTVMSEEEIWETLQSRVPGTTLKEGPIFQRDVLRFRSFVASELRHGRAALVGDAAHTVPPTGAKGMNLAVADVVLLARAVNALLVENDARLIDAYADEALKRIWKAQHFSWWMTSMLHTLPEHTEFDRRRQLGELRSVVDSEAGRTFLAEAYTGWPLA from the coding sequence ATGAGCACCGCCACGCAGACGATCCGCACCCGCGTCGCAATCGTCGGAGCCGGCCCGGCCGGCCTGATCCTCTCGCACCTGCTCGCCGACGCCGGCATCGACTCCGTCATCGTCGACCAGCGCACCCGCGGCGACATCGAGCAGACCATCCGCGCCGGGATCCTCGAACAGGGAACCGTCGACCTGCTCACCGCGATCGACCCGAGCAGTCGCGTGCACACCGTCGGAACCAGGCACGACGGCATCGAGCTGCGCTTCGAGGGCGAAGGGCACCGCATCGACTTCCCCGCGCTCGTCGGCCGCAGCGTCTGGCTGTACCCGCAGCACGAGGTGCTCAAAGACATGCTCGCGCTGCGACTGCGGGCCGGCCAGGACCTGCGCTTCGAGGTGACCGCCTCGCGCGTCGAGGGGGTCGACACCCCCACGCCGCGGGTGTTCGCCACCACGGCCGCCGGCGACGAGCTGATCATCGAGGCGGACTTCGTGGTCGGCGCCGACGGCTCGCGCTCGGTCGTGCGACCGGCGATCACCGGAGACGCGTTCAACGGACACTTCCGCGAGTACCCGTTCGCCTGGTTCGGCATCCTGTGCGAAGCACCCGAGAGCTCGGAGGAGCTCATCTACAGCAACTCCGACAACGGCTTCGCCCTGATCAGCCAGCGGAGCCACGACGTGCAGCGGATGTACTTCCAGTGCGACCCCGAGACGGATCCCACGGTGATGAGCGAGGAGGAGATCTGGGAGACCCTGCAGTCCCGCGTTCCGGGCACCACGCTGAAAGAGGGCCCTATCTTCCAGCGCGACGTGCTGCGCTTCCGCAGCTTCGTCGCGAGCGAGCTGCGCCACGGGCGTGCCGCCCTCGTCGGCGACGCTGCGCACACCGTGCCGCCGACCGGCGCGAAGGGCATGAACCTCGCCGTCGCCGATGTGGTGCTGCTGGCCCGCGCGGTGAATGCGCTGCTGGTCGAGAACGATGCCCGGCTCATCGACGCCTACGCCGACGAGGCGCTGAAGCGCATCTGGAAGGCGCAGCACTTCTCGTGGTGGATGACGAGCATGCTGCACACGCTGCCCGAGCACACCGAGTTCGACCGTCGCCGCCAGCTCGGCGAACTGCGCTCGGTCGTCGACTCCGAGGCAGGCCGCACCTTCCTCGCCGAGGCGTACACCGGCTGGCCGCTGGCGTGA
- a CDS encoding sulfate adenylyltransferase subunit 1 produces the protein MSTTLFRFATAGSVDDGKSTLVGRLLHDAKAILADQLDQVAATSRARGFAHGGFDFALLTDGLRADREQGITIDVAYRYFATDRRSFILADCPGHVQYTRNMVTGAATADAVVVLVDARKGVVEQTRRHLAVASLLRVPHVIVAVNKIDLTGFDEQVYVDIELEALRVADELGISAVRVLPVSALEGDNIVDRSERTPWYRGETLFELLETLPVRADVDEPLRLPVQLVLRPQGGLSPEIPDEEAERLRDFRGFAGRVAAGAVSVGDRVQVLPSGRATEVTGVHVAGADIGTAAVRQSVTLTLADEIDAARGALIVAEGSAPELRRDAVVELFQLDARATASGARVLVKHGTATVQAIVAEVLTRRDLETFAHADLTAQPEASLAENEIGRVRLRLASDLPLEPYARSREGGSLLLIHPADGATLAAGTVID, from the coding sequence ATGAGCACGACACTGTTCCGGTTCGCGACCGCGGGTTCGGTCGACGACGGCAAGTCCACCCTGGTGGGCCGGCTGCTGCACGATGCGAAGGCGATCCTCGCCGACCAGCTCGATCAGGTCGCCGCGACCTCGCGGGCCCGCGGCTTCGCGCACGGCGGGTTCGACTTCGCGCTGCTCACCGACGGCCTGCGCGCCGACCGCGAGCAGGGCATCACGATCGACGTCGCATACCGCTACTTCGCGACCGACCGGCGCAGCTTCATCCTCGCCGACTGCCCCGGTCACGTGCAGTACACCCGCAACATGGTCACCGGTGCCGCCACGGCCGATGCCGTAGTGGTGCTGGTGGATGCCCGCAAGGGCGTCGTCGAGCAGACCCGGCGTCACCTGGCCGTGGCGTCGCTGCTGCGGGTGCCGCACGTGATCGTCGCGGTGAACAAGATCGACCTCACCGGCTTCGACGAGCAGGTCTATGTCGACATCGAGCTCGAGGCGCTGCGCGTGGCGGACGAACTGGGCATCAGTGCGGTGCGCGTGCTGCCCGTCTCCGCGCTCGAGGGCGACAACATCGTCGACAGGTCGGAGCGCACCCCGTGGTACCGCGGCGAGACGCTCTTCGAGCTGCTCGAGACGCTGCCCGTGCGCGCCGACGTCGACGAGCCGCTGCGTCTGCCGGTGCAGCTCGTGCTACGCCCGCAGGGCGGTCTCTCGCCCGAGATCCCTGACGAGGAGGCCGAGCGGCTGCGTGACTTCCGCGGCTTCGCCGGTCGCGTCGCCGCGGGCGCCGTCTCGGTCGGCGATCGCGTGCAGGTGCTGCCTTCGGGCCGAGCCACCGAGGTCACCGGCGTGCACGTCGCGGGTGCCGACATCGGCACGGCCGCGGTGCGCCAGTCGGTCACGCTCACCCTGGCCGATGAGATCGATGCCGCCCGCGGTGCGCTGATCGTCGCCGAGGGCTCGGCTCCCGAGCTGCGTCGGGACGCCGTGGTCGAGCTCTTCCAGCTCGACGCGCGCGCCACCGCCTCGGGCGCCCGGGTGCTCGTGAAGCACGGCACCGCGACCGTGCAGGCGATCGTCGCCGAGGTGCTCACCCGCCGCGACCTCGAGACGTTCGCCCACGCCGATCTGACCGCGCAGCCCGAGGCGTCGCTCGCCGAGAACGAGATCGGTCGGGTGCGGCTGCGTCTGGCATCCGATCTGCCCCTCGAGCCGTACGCCCGCAGCCGCGAAGGCGGCTCGCTGCTGCTCATCCATCCCGCCGACGGCGCGACGCTCGCCGCCGGCACCGTCATCGACTGA
- a CDS encoding sirohydrochlorin chelatase, with protein sequence MRPTLLAVSHGTSDATGASAIAELVALVDRALPDVDVQAAFVDVQQPDAADAVPAIEGPVVIVPLLLSSGFHVHHDLHGIAAKKTDAVVADPLGPDPRLADVLAERLAAVPGDGQPAASTSPVILAVAGSRDPRSLTDAEGMAHLLEQRLGRPIELAYLAARKPDLRTTLTAHPDAPIATYLLARGFFFDLATRLAPGRALTLPLLDNGPVPSALVDLIVDRYEAAEANVI encoded by the coding sequence ATGCGCCCGACCCTGCTCGCCGTCTCGCACGGCACGTCCGATGCCACCGGCGCGTCCGCGATCGCGGAGCTCGTCGCACTCGTCGACCGCGCGCTGCCCGACGTCGACGTGCAGGCCGCCTTCGTCGACGTGCAGCAGCCGGATGCCGCCGACGCGGTGCCCGCGATCGAGGGACCGGTCGTCATCGTGCCGCTGCTGCTGTCGAGCGGGTTCCACGTGCACCACGACCTCCACGGCATAGCCGCGAAGAAGACGGATGCCGTGGTCGCCGACCCGCTCGGTCCCGACCCGCGTCTCGCCGATGTGCTCGCCGAGCGGCTCGCCGCGGTGCCCGGCGACGGGCAGCCCGCGGCATCCACCTCTCCCGTCATCCTCGCCGTCGCAGGGTCCCGCGATCCTCGATCGCTGACGGATGCCGAGGGCATGGCTCACCTGCTCGAGCAGCGTCTCGGGCGTCCCATCGAGCTCGCCTACCTCGCCGCGAGGAAGCCCGACCTTCGCACGACCCTGACCGCGCACCCTGACGCCCCCATCGCGACCTACCTGCTCGCCCGCGGATTCTTCTTCGATCTCGCGACCCGGCTCGCGCCGGGGCGCGCCCTCACCCTGCCCCTGCTCGACAACGGTCCTGTGCCGTCGGCCCTGGTCGACCTCATCGTCGACCGGTATGAGGCCGCCGAGGCGAACGTCATCTGA